The Hyperthermus butylicus DSM 5456 genome includes a region encoding these proteins:
- a CDS encoding 50S ribosomal protein L11 — MGIRVINVKVRGGEAKPAPPLAPAIEKLGLDVNKVVEDINKATEKYKGFEVAVKLIVDENTKEYEIEVKPPTTTELLLKAVGASEPSGDPMHQKIGDLPFEKIVEIAILKKPSLNAKTLKAAVKTILGSARSIGITVDGKDPKQVTKEVEEGLYDAVLAKYEEEWEKA; from the coding sequence ATGGGCATCAGAGTTATCAACGTCAAGGTTAGGGGTGGCGAAGCTAAGCCCGCCCCACCACTTGCACCAGCAATCGAGAAGCTGGGTCTAGACGTAAACAAGGTAGTAGAAGACATTAACAAGGCTACCGAGAAGTATAAGGGGTTCGAAGTCGCTGTTAAGCTGATAGTCGACGAGAACACCAAGGAGTACGAGATAGAGGTTAAGCCGCCAACAACAACAGAGCTCCTCCTAAAAGCTGTCGGTGCTAGCGAGCCCTCGGGAGACCCGATGCACCAGAAGATAGGTGACCTGCCCTTCGAGAAGATTGTCGAGATCGCTATACTGAAGAAACCATCGCTAAACGCTAAGACACTAAAGGCCGCCGTTAAGACTATACTTGGCTCTGCCAGGAGCATAGGAATAACGGTTGACGGTAAAGATCCAAAACAGGTTACTAAGGAGGTTGAAGAGGGCCTCTATGATGCAGTACTAGCCAAGTACGAGGAGGAGTGGGAGAAGGCTTAG